Genomic segment of Ancylothrix sp. D3o:
AAAAACAGCGAAGCTTTGTTTGATGTTTCTACAGCAACTTTGTTGGGCATAGCAACAATCAGAGGTAGCGGTATGGTCAATAGCGACCGCATCTTTTTAGCTGGCTCAGCAGCTCTAAAAATACCTGATGCTGTCCCCAAAATTGGCGGCCGAACTGTTGCGGGTGGGTATGCTTTATTAAACTTCACCAACGATGGTAACTATAGCAACGACTATATTGCTGCCTGGGCAAATTACAGGCTATTGAATATTGGGGGTAAGTTTAGATTTGATGGCAAGTTTGAATTACTCACCGGCAACAATATCAACCCCATCAGTGCAGAAAAAGACAACCAAGTGCGCTTTATTGACGAAAAACTCAAGGAAGAATTAAATCAAGCTGTACCCTCCCCTTTCAAAAGCTCCCGTGTGCCTCTTGCCCGCACAGTGGTTGAAGAGTCCTTACCAGAAGCCCCGGCCCCTGAAGCCCCCGACGATCCAGCCCTAGCAGGTTTTGCTGAAGGTGCCGTCTTTGAGAATGCCATTGTCGAATCTTCCAACCCCTTAGACACAGCAGAAGAAACCGAGCAAATTGACGAAGAAGTAGAAGAAATATCCGGCTCCTCCACTGATGACCCCTTAACCGAAGAACCAGACGCAGAACTTGTCCCCTCAGACGAAACAGAACCAACTCAAGAAGACGAAGACGAAGCCGAACTATATGACATCGAAGCCGGTAATAGCAGCGAAGTCACCTATGGTGTCACCGGCGGAAAATACTTCATGTTTACCGTGTCTTGGGAAAACTCGGCCCCTCTTGGCAGCGTTCCCTTTGAAGTCATTGGCCCAGACGGCACCGTTTATAGCAGCGAGACTATCCCCATTGCTAAAAGTGAAGCTGAATACGAGCAACCTTGGAAAGTCGGTATCATCGGAGAATTCAGCGATGACAAACAACTAACGATTTTAGTCAAAGAGCCAGAAATCGGGGAATGGACGCTCTCGATGACCGACACAGACACGTTAGGTGCCCTTGAATATGGCGGAAGCCTAGATGCACCAGACCCGACAATTCGTTTTAACTCCATCGATTTTGACCCAACCACCAGCAACGTCAATATCAACTACCAAGCTGCTGACCCCGACTCTGAAGCTACCATCACTTTCTTTTACGACACCGATGGCACCGGCAAAAACGGCACACCTATTTCCGATGAACTGGTAGAAAGCGATGGTCAAGGAAACTTTAGCTGGAATGCAACGGATCTTCCCAGTGGCGAATACTATATCTATGCGATGCTGCAAGACGATGACAACGCACCTCGGTTTGTCTACGCACCCAACCCCGTCACAGTTATTGAACCGGGCAGTCTCTCCCGCGTAACGGATGTGGGGGCTTCGTCTGTGGGTGAAGATACAGTTTTGGTATCTTGGCAGCCGGTGGAAGGTGCTGCTTATTACATCGTTGATTATGATACTAATGCTGCCGGTTCGGAAGTTGAGCGCATCGAAGACTCGACGATGGTGGTGTATGACGATAATGCTGCAATTAGCGGCTTAAAGGCCGGTGAAACCTACCGCTTCACAGTTACAGCAGTCGATGAACAGGACGATCATTCGTTGCCTAGCCTCGCAGCCATTGCCAAAGTTGGCGGGGGTAGCGTTGAAGATATGGCCCCTGATGCAGATGAGTGGAGTGTATATGCTACACCAGGCACAACTTATACAGAAGCTATACCCGTTCCGTTTGAAGGAAGTGTGACGCTGCTGGAAGCCCCGCGAGGTGTAGCTCTGAACCCAACAACCGGCGAATTTACCTGGAATGTTCCCACAGATGCCTATGGCTGGTACAATGTGAGAGTATTGCAAACAGATAACTCGAATGAAACATCAGTTTATGATTTTGATTTGTTTGCCGGCACTCCTCCCGAAGCAGAGGGCGATGTAGAAATTGGTAGCACTGCTGCTGATAATCTGACTGGTAATGCCGATGATGATCTCTTAGCCAGCGGTGCAGGGGATGACGAGTCTGCCGGTGGTGATGGCGATGACGAGATGTATGGCAACGGCGGCGATGATCAGTTACTTGGTGAAGCCGGCGGCGATGATATGCAAGGCGGACAAGGCAACGATGCAGCCTTTGGCGGTGCGGATGATGACATCGTGGATGGCGATAAGGGAGACGACAAACTGTATGGCAACGTCGGTGAAGATGAACTGATGGGCGGTGAGGGATCTGACGAGATATACTGCGGTCAAGATGATGATATGGCCTTTGGGAACGAGGGTTCAGATCAGATGTCTGGTGATCTTGGCAATGATATGCTGGCCGGTGGCAAAAACAACGATGTCCTCAACGGGGGGGCCGGTGAAGATGAGATGTATGGCGGTATGGATGAGGATAGCATCAGCGGCGGTATAGGAGATGATATTGCTAATGGCAATGTCGGCAATGATTTTATCGATGGCGGAGATGATAGTGATGAACTGTCAGGCGGCCAAGGAAATGATACTTTGGCCGGTGGTGCTGGCGATGATAATCTCTACGGCGATAAGGGAAATGACAATTTAGCCGGTGGCGATGGCAATAACTTTTTGCAAGGTGCAAACGAAATAACCGGCCCGGAAATTGATACTCTCACAGGAGGTACAGGTGAGGATTATTTCTCGCTGGGAGAAGGTGCAGAACCGCTTTATAGTGCCTTTGGCAATGATGACTATGTTTTGATTCAAAACTTTGAATTTGACAAAGATAGCCTATTATTGCCTGGTAATCCTGATAGTTATCTGTTGATTGATATCACCGCTGAAAGCAATTTGCCCTCTGGTATTGGCATTGGTTATGTCAATTCAAAGGGCCAGGAAGATTTAGTGGCTATTTTGGCCGGTGTCACTGACACCAACGCATTTACAGATAACAGCTTCACATTCTTAAATTCCCCACCAGAACCGGCCACCACATAACCCTTACCACCCACCAAAAACCCATCCGCGTTTATCTGCGTTCATCTGCGGTTTAAAAACTCCCCCCTCTTCCCCCAAGAGGGGTTTTTTATATAAAAATCATTTTTATTGCATTGAAGGTTTTTTTTTAACCGCAGATGAACGCAGATAAACGCAGATGAATATTTAAATCGAATTGCTAGGACTGTCTTAGAATCAAAATAGACGAGCATAATCGTAACATCTTGGCATTGATCCCCATTCCGGGCCAAACTCCTCAAAAACGAGCAAGACATTAGAAAAGTGACTTATAATTAAAAGTTACCCCTTTGGGATGGCGCTGTGGACTCCCCCTAAACAGCCTAGGGCTGCCGGCACCTCAAATTAGAACCACCTAAACTTATTCAAACTATGTCACTTCCAGCCGTATTACACCCAGAAATAGTAAATTTTATCCGAGAAATTCCCCAAAGCAGTCTCAAGAAAAAAATCTGGAACTGCATCGAAAAAGTGCGAGAACAACAATTTAATAGCGGTTTGCGAGTCAAAAAATTAAAAGGTATTAACAAAAAAGTCTGGGAAGCACGCATTACCAAAGCCTCCCGACTAATTTTTACCTACGAAAAATCCAGAGAACCGCAAACCGGCACCGCTCAAATTTACATTGCTGTGCAAGATATTTGCCTTGATCACGATGACGTTTCACGCAATGCCAAAGCTAGAAAAAGAACGCCTGATACCGAATGGTTAGATGCAGAAATTATCGAAACTATCGGCAATATTGACAGCCCCCGACTTACCATCAAACAAAAATCTGCCCTCCAAGCAGTGCGAGATGAAGAACTCACCTTGCCGGCAGAATTTCAAGACGAATTACTCAGCAATATTCCCTGGCAAGTTATCGAATCTGAGGAAGCATGGCATCAAGCAATTATCGCTCAAAATAGTGAACTTCCCCTCAAACTTACCCCGGAAGAATATCAGCTTGTACAACTTCCCGGCACCCTTTTACTATCAGGAAGCGCCGGCACCGGCAAAACCACCGTCGCCCTTTATCGCCTCCTCCAAAGTCTGCAAAACTCCCCCGCCGGCAAACGTCTTTACATCGCCCAAAATCCCCTCCTTGTTGCCAACGCCCGCGAACAATTTAAAAAGCTTCTTGGCAATAGTCACCCCAGCGCCGAAAGCATTTTTGAATTCAAAACAATGCGCGATTTATGCCTAGAAATTCTTGAAAACGCAGCCCAACCCTATCGCCCCGAAGATGAAGTTAACTTTCAAGCATTTTGGCTGATTTATCGCGCCCATCCCAAACGCAAACAATACCCCAGCGCCCTGATTTGGGATGAAATTCGCAGCATTATCAAAGGTTCCCAACTTTCTCCAAACCTTGACTTAATTGCCGAAAAAGATTACGAAAAACTAGGCAAAAAACGCTCTACAGTCATTCCCCAAAACCAGCGCCGTGAAGTCTATAGTCTCGCCGAATGGTATCAAAAAAGACTCAAACAAACCAACAGCTTTGATGAAATAGACCTAGCCAGAAACGTCCTCCGCATCCTCAAACAAAACCCCCAACAATATAATTTTATTGTTTGCGATGAAGTTCAAGACTTCACCGAACTACACTTAGAGCTTTTGCTACAACTTGGTGCCTCTGGCGCTCGATTTTTCTTTGCCGGCGATTTAAACCAAACTATTAGCCCCAGTGGCTTTCGTTGGGAAGACTTAAAACAAAAGTTTTATCGCCAAAATCAAGAAGTTCTCGAAAAAACTTTATACTTCAACTT
This window contains:
- a CDS encoding fibronectin type III domain-containing protein; translated protein: MRVIPTKLEILDEEVKLQGELDNFFLTSYSYARRKEELQTLQGVLDKLSSILGTFSDLTPTENQVLATVIPGFGLGLGSELKKLGYTIVNSAIRKVLNTERSKQILRAPASNELTVDGNRKPVEISVTSKGLNVPQVEIPVGKITLPSYAQFNGSNSYFGISPFFSLPVELENATAKTEKNSAGQDVLILKGKGTNLNLSDILPSFPGSAEASKFFKVSYDFSEPESYISIAPGETRYVGRFSAEGAIIPKVISIRKASTLIDSTKNTYDILGEVGLPWAKDYILGARLRVVEGKFDAIALKADNLNIALGSSGVFLQRIEGGVSNLARGGFPTLFAGTGMTFGKSFDVKSINIPYIGSIVQKAAGAIANSEGQIYMARADADVGIDASRFGGKANVKVLGGIFQPNQARFSYNYKNSEALFDVSTATLLGIATIRGSGMVNSDRIFLAGSAALKIPDAVPKIGGRTVAGGYALLNFTNDGNYSNDYIAAWANYRLLNIGGKFRFDGKFELLTGNNINPISAEKDNQVRFIDEKLKEELNQAVPSPFKSSRVPLARTVVEESLPEAPAPEAPDDPALAGFAEGAVFENAIVESSNPLDTAEETEQIDEEVEEISGSSTDDPLTEEPDAELVPSDETEPTQEDEDEAELYDIEAGNSSEVTYGVTGGKYFMFTVSWENSAPLGSVPFEVIGPDGTVYSSETIPIAKSEAEYEQPWKVGIIGEFSDDKQLTILVKEPEIGEWTLSMTDTDTLGALEYGGSLDAPDPTIRFNSIDFDPTTSNVNINYQAADPDSEATITFFYDTDGTGKNGTPISDELVESDGQGNFSWNATDLPSGEYYIYAMLQDDDNAPRFVYAPNPVTVIEPGSLSRVTDVGASSVGEDTVLVSWQPVEGAAYYIVDYDTNAAGSEVERIEDSTMVVYDDNAAISGLKAGETYRFTVTAVDEQDDHSLPSLAAIAKVGGGSVEDMAPDADEWSVYATPGTTYTEAIPVPFEGSVTLLEAPRGVALNPTTGEFTWNVPTDAYGWYNVRVLQTDNSNETSVYDFDLFAGTPPEAEGDVEIGSTAADNLTGNADDDLLASGAGDDESAGGDGDDEMYGNGGDDQLLGEAGGDDMQGGQGNDAAFGGADDDIVDGDKGDDKLYGNVGEDELMGGEGSDEIYCGQDDDMAFGNEGSDQMSGDLGNDMLAGGKNNDVLNGGAGEDEMYGGMDEDSISGGIGDDIANGNVGNDFIDGGDDSDELSGGQGNDTLAGGAGDDNLYGDKGNDNLAGGDGNNFLQGANEITGPEIDTLTGGTGEDYFSLGEGAEPLYSAFGNDDYVLIQNFEFDKDSLLLPGNPDSYLLIDITAESNLPSGIGIGYVNSKGQEDLVAILAGVTDTNAFTDNSFTFLNSPPEPATT